One window of the Eucalyptus grandis isolate ANBG69807.140 chromosome 6, ASM1654582v1, whole genome shotgun sequence genome contains the following:
- the LOC104449624 gene encoding vacuolar protein sorting-associated protein 45 homolog, translating to MVLVSAVRDYVNRMLQDISGMKVLVLDAQTVSVVSVVYSQSELLKKEVFLVEMVDSVSKSRESMSHLKAVCFLRPTSENVQHLRRQLASPRFGEYHLFFSNILKDTQIHVLADSDELEIVQQVQEFYADFVAIDPFHFTLNIPTNHMYMLPAVVDPPRLQQFCDRVVDGVTAVFLAMKRRPVIRYQRTSDIAKRIAQEASKLMYQQESGLFDFRRTEVAPLLLIIDRRDDPVTPLLNQWTYQAMVHELLGIEDNKVDLRSMEKLPTDQQEVVLSSEQDAFFKANMYENFGDIGMNIKRMVDEFQQLAKSNQSIQTIEDMAKFVDNYPEYRKMHGNVSKHVTLVTEMSKIVEERKLMVVSETEQELACNGGQVAAFEAVTNLLNNESVSNIDRLRLVMLYALRYEKESPVQLMQLFNKLAARSAKYKPGLVQFLLKQAGVDKRTGDLFGNRDFLNIARNMARGLKGVENVYTQHQPLLFQTMESIIKGRLRDVDYPFVGNHFQQGRPQEVVIFIVGGTTYEESRSVALQNASNVGVRFILGGSVILNSRRFLKDLEEAQRIARSSTNMV from the exons ATGGTGCTGGTCTCGGCCGTGCGGGATTACGTCAACCGGATGCTGCAGGACATATCCGGGATGAAGGTCCTCGTCCTCGATGCTCAAACC GTCAGCGTGGTCAGCGTGGTGTATTCGCAGTCCGAGCTTCTGAAGAAGGAGGTGTTCCTGGTGGAGATGGTGGACTCCGTCTCCAAGTCTAGGGAATCGATGTCGCATCTCAAGGCGGTTTGCTTTCTCCGCCCGACGTCGGAGAACGTTCAGCATCTGCGGCGGCAGCTCGCGAGCCCTAGGTTCGGAGAGTATCACCTCT TTTTCTCGAACATACTGAAGGATACGCAGATACATGTTTTGGCTGATTCGGATGAGCTAGAGATTGTTCAACAAGTTCAG GAGTTTTATGCAGATTTTGTTGCTATAGACCCTTTCCATTTCACATTGAATATTCCGacaaatcacatgtatatgctCCCAGCAGTTGTCGACCCCCCAAGGTTGCAGCAATTCTGTGACCGAGTTGTTGATGGTGTCACTGCAGTATTCTTGGCCATGAAACGGAGACCTGTGATCCGCTACCAAAGGACATCTGACATTGCAAAAAGGATAGCACAAGAAGCATCG AAGTTGATGTATCAACAGGAAAGTGGGCTTTTTGATTTCAGACGAACAGAAGTTGCTCCATTGCTGCTGATAATTGATAGGAGGGACGATCCTGTGACTCCATTGCTGAATCAATGGACTTATCAG GCAATGGTTCACGAGCTGCTTGGAATTGAAGATAACAAAGTTGACTTAAGAAGCATGGAGAAGCTGCCTACAGATCAGCAG GAGGTTGTACTTTCATCTGAACAAGATGCTTTTTTCAAAGCTAACATGTATGAGAATTTTGGTGACATTGGAATGAACATCAAACGGATGGTTGACGAATTTCAGCAACTTGCCAAAAGTAACCAAAGCATCCAGACAATAG AGGACATGGCCAAATTTGTTGATAACTACCCTGAGTATAGGAAAATGCATGGGAATGTTTCAAAGCATGTGACGTTGGTCACAGAGATGAGCAAGATAGTTGAAGAGCGAAAGCTGATGGTAGTTTCAGAGACAGAGCAGGAATTGGCTTGTAATGGTGGCCAGGTGGCAGCTTTTGAG gcAGTGACGAATCTTCTGAACAATGAAAGCGTGTCCAATATCGATCGACTGCGCTTAGTGATGTTGTATGCACTTCGATATGAAAAGGAGAGCCCTGTCCAGTTGATGCAACTTTTTAACAAGCTGGCTGCTCGATCTGCCAAGTACAAGCCTGGG CTAGTTCAATTCTTACTGAAGCAAGCTGGTGTGGATAAACGGACAGGAGATCTTTTTGGGAATcgagattttctaaatattgCACGCAACATGGCACGTGGATTGAAG GGGGTGGAGAATGTATATACGCAACATCAACCTCTTTTGTTCCAAACCATGGAGAGCATCATAAAGGGCCGACTGCGAGATGTGGATTATCCATTTGTTGGGAACCATTTCCAGCAGGGCAG GCCACAAGAGGTAGTTATTTTCATTGTTGGCGGGACAACTTATGAGGAATCACGGTCTGTTGCTCTTCAAAATGCTAGCAATGTGGGAGTTCGTTTTATTCTTGGCGGTTCTGTAATACTCAATTCAAGAAG GTTTTTGAAAGACCTGGAAGAAGCTCAGAGAATTGCTCGTTCCAGCACCAACATGGTGTGA